The Esox lucius isolate fEsoLuc1 chromosome 5, fEsoLuc1.pri, whole genome shotgun sequence genome includes a region encoding these proteins:
- the si:ch211-214e3.5 gene encoding zinc finger protein 518A → MEQDLPTPDDPAESHDDIMETEDEKELAKNYTVQMADALPCSDQYDPDETSVEESVSHKTARKLPKKSPCKIQQGAVFSGKILSFGCSECKGDATYSPNDLLKHFQGAHKGTLPTYPCDLCGFVTNEFPALQRHRIGHRNTLVTCEICNDDVQYSLLLLTRHYIISHSQNGHFHCEKCEFSTVDAGTFVQHIHHHNENRLKCVKCQHLSSSRGEHQRHLKLHSGTFPFTCQVCGYGAARREYLTKHMVTVHGEDNTLTNSSSGLKLLLKKSPAAGSQSKESQWMSKLNSLPGVSLLDQNGRLLKPEKTLEETQQFLERAVGVQKDSKKWLKGALNNDQQLDSQVVSSLPPPKSQESDDRNGADALNPNGLTVLMVKNKISIPPNCTTKVMGFKMVDGKKHLVLKVIPTSKPEPSTENELCTEQDMGCPMIDNTSDDRKCSDSTENGAKSSISSSYLTILSPSGHDQDAAVSVQVKSEDEDISIEETLPILEKLAQKAKNTEQKSDEQHKFRDQQILSLAVSGMITQSEYSTFGNSQVSNHTTLIADLSDDSKLGDKVCTYLNPNVNDAKILTHKKVASETSYETKLSKPVSDEIINMHGVDLSTTSADKISPPITENSFLPNGEALPINDQPNVTSSEPVTDDTAPLADTVERTHSFISDIHPSHSTEDNINSCVAVKTTASSLGTMPQMESCLTKSDNDIEIDTNINQQNSSNQEVFNFHNYSKETSSISSSSTQPCEHTSEDETFWMKESPEWSLTLAESPEPPNEELGNQAETAEGMETAMERVSDSDIEVDECIATIEDLGTPVPTDENHGDTGSTHLVQPKVKLEEENVLLSERATGSISSSSDFGRILEEHSDAIISHQLEKDRIGCSTAIQDSVKPPKTMLRILKMAEGKQQMFLQTAENRYALPVHLQGNPGFKLITKSTAPQINVSYVQPGIELKNNTTGLALTLNDGRFSIPGQTVGASEKGTTLLSSVPHGAGTSHYLVNSTAIKGPLFLSGAAHGSPGEKTIKSQQTCYLVQRPVPVAQVPLNTGSRSASSVSQSLLMSRPVPATSAKSVNKSASLQTGRQAFLVRYISPVKSGMLLNTPDGKSVNQKGEPNENRGNKIVYKIVRTANGSTFLASGAPSANNPFYLATNSTQKPCFLMSSNNVSTGVKKLIPIKNATHKPVVASKLSNVFSLQSNGHDGVRQQASIEGLNKSPLAPRLSQRKRRRKALFDELPECLPKAKRISNKAVTEKGGPSLWEPVPKDAERTMRLYPFSSLQEIKCPRRNQPVVVLNHPDADIPEVVSIMKSVNKYKGAISKVALSPKTVEALSEIDPARLLGQRSKAKCPSSQSISSRLRPLESRVRERFLLKLKFRKTSRKKYKVVKSLSRGAENSSMFACWFCGRLFNNQEVWIGHGQRHLMEATRDWNKLF, encoded by the coding sequence ATGGAGCAGGATCTGCCAACACCAGATGATCCTGCTGAAagccatgatgacatcatggagaCTGAGGATGAAAAGGAATTGGCCAAGAACTACACTGTTCAGATGGCAGATGCGTTGCCTTGTAGTGATCAATATGACCCTGATGAAACATCTGTTGAAGAGTCAGTTAGTCACAAGACAGCCCGAAAATTACCTAAAAAGTCCCCATGTAAAATACAGCAGGGTGCAGTCTTCTCTGGGAAAATACTTAGCTTTGGATGTTCCGAGTGTAAAGGTGATGCTACCTATAGCCCCAATGACCTCCTCAAACATTTTCAGGGGGCCCACAAGGGGACACTGCCGACATATCCATGTGACTTGTGTGGCTTTGTCACAAATGAGTTCCCTGCTCTTCAGCGGCATCGAATTGGCCACCGGAACACTTTAGTCACATGTGAGATCTGTAATGATGATGTACAGTACTCTCTGCTCCTGCTGACTAGGCACTATATCATATCTCACAGCCAGAATGGCCACTTTCATTGTGAAAAATGTGAATTTTCAACAGTTGATGCAGGGACATTTGTGCAGCACATCCATCATCATAACGAGAATCGGctgaaatgtgtgaaatgtCAACATTTGAGCTCCAGCCGAGGGGAGCACCAGAGGCACCTAAAACTTCACTCTGGAACCTTCCCCTTCACATGTCAGGTCTGTGGATATGGGGCAGCACGTAGAGAATACCTCACAAAGCACATGGTTACTGTCCATGGCGAGGACAATACCCTGACAAACTCCTCTTCAGGATTAAAActcctgctgaagaaaagcccAGCTGCAGGGAGTCAATCAAAGGAATCCCAGTGGATGTCAAAACTGAATTCTCTTCCTGGAGTAAGTTTACTTGACCAAAATGGAAGGTTGttaaaaccagagaaaacatTAGAGGAAACCCAACAGTTCCTTGAAAGGGCTGTAGGAGTCCAAAAGGACAGTAAGAAGTGGCTTAAAGGTGCTCTTAACAATGATCAACAACTTGACTCCCAGGTGGTATCATCTTTACCACCACCTAAGTCCCAGGAAAGTGATGACCGTAATGGGGCTGATGCCTTGAACCCCAATGGACTAACTGTTCtcatggtaaaaaataaaatctctaTCCCACCAAACTGTACCACAAAAGTAATGGGGTTCAAAATGGTAGATGGCAAAAAGCATTTAGTCCTCAAAGTTATACCAACTTCTAAGCCAGAGCCCTCAACAGAAAACGAATTATGTACAGAGCAAGATATGGGCTGTCCAATGATAGACAATACTTCTGATGACCGTAAATGTTCAGACTCTACTGAGAACGGGGCAAAATCCAGTATTAGCTCCTCTTACTTGACGATTCTAAGCCCCTCAGGGCATGATCAAGATGCTGCAGTTTCAGTGCAAGTGAAGTCAGAGGATGAGGATATTAGCATTGAGGAAACATTGCCCATACTTGAGAAACTAGCACAGAAAGCAAAGAACACTGAACAGAAGAGTGATGAACAACATAAGTTTAGGGATCAACAGATTCTTTCCTTGGCAGTTTCTGGAATGATCACCCAATCTGAATACTCTACATTTGGAAACAGTCAAGTGAGTAACCACACAACTTTAATTGCTGATCTGTCCGATGATTCTAAGTTAGGAGACAAAGTGTGTACTTATTTAAACCCTAATGTGAATGATGCCAAAATTCTCACACATAAGAAAGTAGCCTCTGAAACATCTTATGAGACCAAGCTTTCCAAACCAGTCTCAGATGAAATAATCAACATGCATGGAGTTGACCTGAGTACAACTTCAGCTGATAAGATTAGCCCCCCAATCACTGAGAATTCATTTCTGCCCAATGGAGAGGCCTTACCTATCAATGATCAACCAAATGTGACTTCCTCAGAACCAGTGACTGATGACACGGCACCGTTGGCTGATACAGTTGAAAGGACCCATTCATTTATCAGTGATATACATCCTTCTCATTCTACAGAAGATAACATTAATTCCTGTGTGGCTGTTAAGACCACAGCTTCTTCCCTAGGTACAATGCCCCAAATGGAGTCATGTCTGACAAAATCTGACAACGACATAGAGATTGATACTAATATTAATCAACAAAATTCTTCCAACCaagaagtgttcaattttcATAATTACTCAAAGGAAACATCAAGCATTTCCTCTAGCTCAACACAACCATGTGAACATACATCAGAAGATGAAACTTTTTGGATGAAGGAATCACCTGAATGGAGCTTGACTTTAGCTGAATCGCCAGAACCACCAAATGAAGAGTTAGGAAATCAGGCTGAGACTGCAGAAGGGATGGAGACTGCAATGGAAAGAGTGTCAGATAGTGACATTGAGGTTGATGAATGCATAGCTACTATAGAGGATCTGGGCACTCCAGTCCCAACTGATGAGAATCATGGGGACACTGGGTCTACCCACCTAGTCCAACCTAAAGTAAAATTGGAGGAAGagaatgttcttttatcagaAAGGGCAACTGGGAGTATAAGTAGTTCGTCTGACTTTGGTCGCATCCTAGAGGAGCATTCAGATGCTATCATTAGCCACCAGCTTGAGAAAGATCGAATAGGCTGCTCAACTGCCATTCAAGACTCTGTCAAACCACCTAAGACTATGCTAAGGATCCTTAAAATGGCGGAAGGAAAGCAACAAATGTTCTTACAGACTGCAGAGAACCGGTATGCTCTACCTGTGCATCTCCAAGGCAATCCAGGGTTCAAACTGATCACCAAGTCCACTGCTCCTCAGATCAATGTGTCATATGTTCAGCCAGGAATTGAATTAAAGAATAACACCACAGGGCTGGCCCTCACCCTAAATGATGGTAGGTTTAGCATTCCAGGACAAACTGTAGGTGCTAGTGAAAAAGGTACAACACTGTTATCCTCTGTTCCGCATGGAGCTGGCACCAGCCACTACCTAGTCAACAGCACAGCTATTAAAGGTCCCCTGTTCTTGTCAGGGGCAGCTCATGGTTCTCCTGGAGAAAAGACCATAAAGTCACAGCAGACGTGTTACTTAGTCCAGAGGCCAGTCCCTGTAGCCCAGGTGCCCCTAAACACCGGTAGCAGATCAGCAAGCTCAGTCTCTCAATCCCTACTCATGTCCCGTCCAGTTCCGGCAACGTCTGCAAAGTCTGTCAACAAATCTGCTTCATTGCAAACTGGGCGACAAGCGTTCTTGGTTAGGTATATCTCACCAGTTAAGTCAGGAATGCTTCTGAATACTCCTGATGGGAAATCTGTGAACCAGAAAGGTGAACCTAATGaaaacagaggcaacaaaataGTTTATAAGATAGTGAGAACTGCCAATGGTAGTACATTTCTTGCTAGTGGAGCACCCTCCGCTAACAATCCCTTTTATCTGGCCACAAATTCCACACAAAAGCCATGTTTTCTTATGTCATCGAATAATGTCTCTACTGGCGTGAAAAAACTAATACCCATAAAAAATGCCACCCACAAACCTGTCGTGGCCTCcaaactttcaaatgttttttctctccaatcCAATGGACATGATGGGGTCAGGCAGCAGGCAAGCATAGAGGGGCTGAATAAATCACCACTTGCTCCAAGGCTAAGTCAAAGGAAGAGGCGCAGGAAAGCATTGTTTGATGAACTGCCAGAGTGCTTGCCTAAAGCAAAGAGAATCTCAAACAAGGCGGTTACCGAGAAAGGAGGTCCTTCGCTTTGGGAGCCTGTACCCAAAGATGCAGAGAGGACAATGAGACTGTACCCATTCAGTTCACTACAGGAAATTAAATGCCCTCGCCGAAATCAGCCAGTGGTTGTTCTCAACCATCCCGATGCCGATATTCCTGAAGTAGTCAGTATCATGAAGTCTGTGAATAAGTACAAAGGAGCTATTTCCAAGGTGGCACTCTCCCCCAAGACGGTTGAAGCTCTCTCTGAAATTGACCCTGCCCGACTTCTGGGACAGAGATCCAAGGCAAAATGTCCCTCGTCACAAAGCATTAGTTCAAGACTTCGGCCTTTAGAAAGTAGAGTCCGAGAACGATTTCTGTTAAAACTCAAGTTTAGAAAGACTAGCAGAAAAAAGTATAAGGTGGTGAAGTCCTTATCTAGAGGTGCAGAGAATTCATCAATGTTTGCCTGCTGGTTTTGTGGTCGACTCTTTAACAACCAAGAGGTGTGGATAGGCCATGGCCAGCGTCATCTCATGGAGGCAACCAGAGACTGGAATAAGCTGTTTTAA